ACTTTTTGTGACATGGTGTCGGTCATTTTTGTGCCCGGCGCTGCTTTTTCAGTGGCTGCTGGTGCGGTTGCCGCTGTATCGGTTTTATTCTCTACTGCCGAATTGGGTGCCGGTGTCGGGGTGCTTGAAGTTGTTATGTTGTGATGCCAGCCATAGGTATCAATTTTGCCTTTTTTAATGGCATGATTGGGTGGAGGGGTCATGGTGTAGTGGGTAGAGCCATTACGATCGACCCATTTGTAGTATTCTTTTGCCGACGCCGGTGTTGTGCTGAACAAAACGGCTGAAACCAGCGAAGAAATCCATAAAATATTCTTTATTTGCATTGTCATGAAGCCCCAACAAAAATGCTTTAATCGTGATGTAAATTTATACTGAAAATCATGTGGCATGATCGCCTTATTTTACGCTGACTGCTAGAGAGTTTTCTGCATTTTTATCCATGAATGAACGAGAAAAATGCTCGGCTCTACGCATCATTTTTAACAACCCTCTACAGAAATATCACAGTCTTGCCGATAAGCGTGAAAGCAGTCTGAATCTTGTTCAGTATTTTAAGTACGCGGTGAGAATTTCTGCTTAAATGGGTGGCTGTGAAATTCACTAGAAACTAAAGCGGATTTCCAGACAAATAAAGCGGAAAAAGCCGAGTTTTGATCTTGACTTTAATAGGCGAAACTACAAAAATGCTTGCTTTGGTTTTATGTGCTTTTATTCGATCACCCTTTGAATAAATGTCATGACGTGCAATGGGCATTTTCTCTAGCCGAGAAGATGATCAAAGCGAAGAAATATGTGTATCCCGACATATTTTAAATCAACACGAAGCTTATTCGGTTGTGTTGTCAGAATTTTTCCTATTTGCAGCGAAAACCACTCCACATGTGTGCTATAAACAGTGCAGACAGTTAAATGAATGAAACGCGGTTTGTGCCTTCCACAAATTGCGAGAAGATTAGGGTGAATCACGTTGGAACTTTTATCTGGTGGTGAAATGCTCGTTCGTGCTCTTGCGGACGAAGGCGTTGAGCATGTTTTTGGGTATCCAGGCGGCGCAGTTTTACATATTTACGATGCGCTTTTTCAACAAGACAAAATTAATCATTACCTCGTGCGTCATGAGCAAGCTGCTGGTCATATGGCAGATGCCTACTCACGTGTCACCGGTAAAACCGGTGTGGTGCTGGTGACTTCAGGTCCAGGCGCAACCAATACCGTGACTCCAATCGCAACTGCATACATGGACTCCATCCCAATGGTGATCCTGTCAGGTCAGGTTGCCAGTCATTTAATCGGCGAAGATGCTTTCCAAGAAACCGATATGGTGGGTATTTCCCGTCCAATCGTAAAACACAGTTTCCAGGTACGTCACGCCAGTGAAATTCCTGCGGTTATTAAAAAAGCATTCTATATCGCGGCATCAGGCCGTCCAGGTCCAGTAGTTGTTGATATTCCAAAGGATGCAACTAACCCGGCTGAAAAATTTGCCTACGAATACCCAGAAAAAGTGAAGATGCGTTCGTATCAACCCCCGCATCGTGGTCACTCTGGTCAGATCCGTAAAGCGATCGATGAGCTGATCGTAGCGAAGCGCCCAGTAATTTACACGGGTGGTGGTGTGGTACAGGGTAATGCTTCTGGATTGCTGACCGAACTTGCACATCTTCTGGGTTACCCAGTGACCAATACCTTGATGGGGCTTGGTGGTTTCCCTGGTGATGATGAACAGTTCATCGGTATGCTCGGTATGCATGGTACCTATGAAGCCAATATGGCGATGCACCATGCAGATTTGATCCTGTGCGTTGGCGCGCGTTTTGATGACCGTGTGACCAATAACCCGGCAAAATTCTGTCCGAATGCCAAAGTCATTCATATTGATATTGACCCGGCAACGATTTCAAAAACCATTATGGCGCACATTCCAATTGTCGGTGCAGTAGAGCCTGTATTGCAGGAAATGCTGGTGCAATTGAAGCAAATGAATGTGTCTAAGCCAAATCCTGAAGCGATTGCGGCATGGTGGTCACAAATTAATGAGTGGCGTAAAGTACATGGCCTGAAATACCGGGTTCCTGCGGATGGCTCAATGAAACCACAACAAGTGGTTGAGGCACTGTACAAGGCAACCAATGGTGAAGCGATCATTACTTCTGACGTAGGCCAACACCAGATGTTTGGTGCCTTGTATTACAAATACAAACGTCCACGTCAATGGATCAACTCGGGTGGTCTAGGGACCATGGGTGTTGGTTTGCCGTATGCAATGGCTGCGAAACTCGCTTGCCCAGAGCAGCAAGTGGTGTGTATCACGGGTGAAGCATCGATCCAGATGTGTATTCAAGAGCTTTCAACCTGTAAACAGTACGGTTTGAATGTGAAGATTCTATGCCTGAACAACCGTGCCTTGGGTATGGTGAAACAGTGGCAAGACATGAACTACGAAGGCCGTCATTCAAGTTCTTATGTCGAATCTTTACCAGACTTCCCGAAACTGATGGAAGCTTATGGTCACGTCGGTATTCAGATTGACCATGCAGATGAGCTTGAAAGCAAGCTTGCTGAAGCGATGGCCATTAATGACAAATGCGTATTTATTAACGTGATGGTCGACCGTACCGAGCATGTTTATCCGATGCAGGTGGCAGGTCAATCCATGCGTGATATGTGGGTTGCAAAAGGGGAGCGTACCTAATGAGACATATTATTTCCGTTCTCGTTGAAAATGAATCAGGTGCGCTTTCACGTCTCGTGGGTTTATTTAGCCAACGTGGCTATAACATCGAAACTCTGAATGTTGCACCGACTGAAGATGCAACATTATCTCGTCTAACCCTCACGACGTATGGTGACGAGCATAAAATTGAGCAAATTACCAAACAGCTCAATAAACTGGTTGAAGTAGTAAAAGTAGTGGATCTGTCAGAAGGTGCTCACATTGAGCGCGAATTGATGCTGATCAAAGTCAAAGCACTGGGTTCAGCACGCGCCGAGATCAAGCGCACAGCGGATATTTTCCGCGCGCAAGTGGTTGATGTGACACCAACGACTTATACCATTCAGATTGCAGGAACAACTGATAAATTAGATGGTTTTATTGATGCACTTGCAGAAAACACCATTCTTGAAGTGGTTCGTTCTGGTGTGTCGGGTATCGCTCGTGGCGAAAAAGTACTGACCATCTAATTTAATTTAAAAGCATTTTAGCGGAGAAAACAGATGCAAATTTTTTACGATAAAGACTGTGACTTATCAATCATCCAAAGCAAGAAAGTTGCGATTATTGGTTACGGTTCTCAAGGCCATGCGCATGCGCAAAACCTTAAAGATTCTGGCGTAGACGTAACTGTAGGTCTACGTGCAGGTTCAGCTTCTTGGAAAAAAGCTGAAAATGCAGGCCTTAAAGTTGCTGAAGTACCAGCAGCTGTTGCGCAAGCTGACCTTGTAATGATATTGACTCCAGATGAGTTCCAAGCTCAACTTTATCGTGACGTGATCGAGCCAAACATCAAGCAAGGCGCGACACTTGCATTTGCTCACGGTTTCTCTGTTCTTTACAACCAAGTTGTTCCACGTAAAGACTTAGACGTGATCATGGTTGCTCCTAAAGCACCAGGCCACACTGTACGTTCTGAATTCCAACGTGGTTCAGGTGTTCCAGACCTTATCGCGATTCATCAAGATGCTTCTGGTAATGCACGTAATGTTGCACTTTCTTACGCTTCAGGCGTAGGTGGTGGTCGTACTGGTATCATCGAAACTTCATTCCGTGAAGAAACTGAAACTGACTTGTTCGGTGAACAAGCGGTTCTTTGTGGTGGTGCGGTTGAATTGGTGAAAATGGGCTTCGAAACTTTGGTTGAAGCAGGTTATGCACCAGAAATGGCTTACTTCGAATGCTTGCACGAACTTAAATTGATCGTTGACTTGATGTTCGAAGGCGGTATCGCGGACATGAACTACTCAGTGTCTAACAACGCTGAATACGGCGAATACGTGACTGGCGTTGAAGTCATCAACGAACAATCTCGTGAAGCAATGCGTAATGCCCTTAAACGCATCCAATCTGGTGAGTATGCGAAGATGTTCATCCAAGAAGGTGCATTGAACTATCCTTCAATGACTGCGCGTCGTCGTCAAAACGCAGCACACGGTATCGAAGTTACTGGTGCTAAATTGCGTGCAATGATGCCTTGGATCCAAGCGAACAAGATCGTTGATAAAGAGAAAAACTAATTGGATTGATTTTTTCAATTAGTCAAAAATCCCCCTTATTTTAGGGGGATTTTTTATTCAAGAATAAAAATAGGTGACTGTAATTTAGGCTCTTTTTTGATCGAGCGTATCTGGGAAAATCGATTAGATTATAAATCCCATTTTTTCTGTTTAAATAAAAGCAGTATAAATGTCATTTGCTATCTTTTTATTTAAAAAAATATGAGTTAAAGCAAGATTGGTAATGATGTAGATTCGGAAAATTGATTTTTTTGAGAATACGTAACAAGATATAAATAAAGGCTGGTTTTTAAATGTAAATATAAGTTGTTGAAAATATACTATAAAAATAGTCCGTTGAATTGTTATGTTAATTATAAAAGCCAGTTTAAGCTGATATTAAAAGTACTATTATTATATTTATAATATAATGGATAAAAATAATAAATAAAAAACAATTAGTTAGCTGATTGTTTAATATGTTTTTCTGTTGAATAAATATATCTATCGTGAAATGTGTTGTTTCGTTGTGAATTTACTCCAGTCCCCTAAGATAAAACTACAGTTACAAAGTTGGATTATCAACCTGATGGTAAAACCAAGTAATTGTGTCTATGAAAATCTTTTTATAAAAAGACGGGAGAATTCCTATGAAAAAATTAATAAAAACATCATTGTACGCCCTAATCCTAGGTGTAAGTGCAGGTGCTGGCGTTGTTTATGCCGAAGAAGTTGAAAGTCCGGATTTACAGGCTCAAACTGATGCATGTAATGGTGGCGGTGGTAAAGGCTGTAGTGGTCACATTCCAATTAATGTAACAGTAGCAAAGCATTGTTATATTAAAACAACACCAGCAATTAACCTAGCTGCTAATGGCACAGGTTTTGGTCAATTCGCTGTGGTTAGTAATGCAGATTATAAATTGCATTTGAAAACACAGAATGGTTCACAGGCTCTTTTGAATGGGGATGCCACTAAAAATATCCCACTTACAATTAAGACTACCGCTGGTGCTAATTCTTATAATTTAAATCAATGGTATTCAGGCATTCCTAAATCTCAAGTGCTTTATAATGTCAGCGTAAGTACATCTGGTATTGACTTGTCGACTAAAGAAGCAGGTATATATAAAGATACCTATCTAATTGATGTAGATTTCTAAGTTTTCCCAATAGTTGGTCTTATTTGTGAATAGGACCAACTTTTTTAGTTACGAATAATAAACATTATATACTTTTTATATTTCTATTAAATTGGGTCAGGGAGAGGGAAATGAAGCCATTTTTACATCCTCTATTTATGTTGTGGGGAATGGTTTTTTTTAATCATACTAGTCATGCGGATATGTTAATTGAACCCGTTCAACTTTATTTATCAGAAAAAGCGAAGCAACGAAGCGCAACGTTAACTTTTGATGCTGTAGATGAGAAGCAGGCACGAAATTTTGAAGTAAAAGCAGTTAAGTGGACGCAAAACGAATACGGACAAGATGTCTATGAGCCTGATTCTAGCATTATAATTAATCCTAAAACTTTTGTTATCAAGCCAAATACTAAGCAGTTGATTCGAGTGGGATTTAATCAGCCGATAGTGAGTCTTGGATTGAAAAAGGAAATGGCTTGGAGAGTTATATTTACTGAAATACCTGCTGTTGCGAATGAAACAGGTGTGAACTTTGCATTGAACATCAGTATTCCTTTCTTTGTGGGGAAACAGAGTGATACAAATGTTGTTTTAAAGTTGAAGAAAAATGTTAATACTACCTTGTTGAATGTTTATAATGCTGCTGACTCCCATGTTCAGATAAAAAAGTTATCAATTCTTGATCAAAATAAAAAAGAAGTTTTTAAGTTGGATAACATGAAATATTTATTGGCTAAATCTCAAAGTGATTTGGAGTTGGGGGCTATTAAATTAGCAGAGATAAATAAATATACTGTATTAATGAAAACAGATAAAAATGATGAGGAATTGAGATTAAAAATTATGGAGTAATTTTTTTATGGGTAAAATAAAAATTCCACTATTATTATATTGTATATTATATGCTCAGGTAACTTCTGCGGTAGAACAATCATTGGAAAATCCACCTGTGCTAAGTACAATCTGGTTAAATGGTGTGGATCAGCAGACAGAAATTCTTTTTTTTAAAGAAAATGAGCAGGAGTATTTAGAATGCTCTGTGCTTGAAAAGTTAAACTTAAATATCACATTATTAAAGCATCATTCAAAAAATAATATGTTCTGTTTGGTCACACAAGATCAACTTAAGGTTGAATTTGATGCTTCACTTCAAGCTGTTAAGTTGGACGTCCCTGCTCATTATTTTAATAGGGGGAGTAGCAATGAAATTTTATATTCTAAACCAGAGAAATCTGATTTAGGTGCTTTCTTGAACTATGATTTTTTTTATTTAAATGATGAGGGTGGTAATGAATTAAATACCTTATCTGAGCTAGGTATTTTTAAAGATAATTGGATTTTTAAAAATACATTTATCTATAGGAAAAAAGATGATTCAGAAAATGAGAATGATAGTGGGAAAGCATTTGCAAGGTTAAACACATCATTAGATTTTGATTTTTCCGATAGTTTAACTAGTTTAACCATTGGTGATACGACTACTATTTCTAATGCATTAATTAATTCATTCCGGTTTGGTGGTATAAGTTGGGGAAGTAATTATACAAATCGACCTGATTTTATTTATTGGAATGTACCAAGTTTAGAAGGGAGTGCTGTTGTACCTTCAACTGTAGATTTATATTTGAATGGGGTCAGTATTTTTAAGCAGACAGTGAGTCCTGGTGATTATAATTTACAAGTTGGGGCGAATATTCAGAATGCTGGTGAAGCACAACTGGTGGTTGAAGATGTATTAGGTAATAGAACTGTACAAAGTTTTCCTATATTAATTAGTAGTCGTTTATTAAAGCCAGGATTGAATGAGTATAATCTTTCCTTGGGTAAGATTCGTTATGATTATAGTTCTGGAGAGAATGATTATCGTGAGTTTTTTACTAGCTTGTATTTTAGGCGAGGAATAAGCTCAAAAACCACTTTGGGTGCTAATGCATCTTATAGTAAAGATCTACAGAGTTTAGGTTTATTATGGACTCAGGCGGTAAGTAAGTATTTTACTGCAGATGTTGTAGGGGTGATAAGTCATACTGATGATCAGCAAGGTTATTCTGCAGGTTTGTCACTCAATAAAAATTTTGGTCGTTTTAATTTTGGTTTAAGTAGTCGATATACCAGTGACGATTATAAAGTATTGGGTTACGACGATGGCTTTGTAATGCCTAAATGGGAGAATTTGTTATATTTCGGATTGACGGATCTTCCTATTTTTCAAAATTTCAATATGAATTATGTTGAACAAAGACAGCATCAAGATCAAAATTCTCGTGGAGTAGACCGTAAAGTACTAAGAGCAGAGTTTTCTCGGCAAATTACCGCTGATTTGTCGATGAGAGCAGGTTATTTTAAAGAGTTTGATGAGCAGGCTGATTCTGGAGCCTTCTTATTTTTGACATATAACTTTGGAAAGAACCGAACTTTGTATGCTGATTATTCTACTGAAGGCGATGCTAGCCTTACTTATGCTCAGTCGAATTATGGGCAATTAGGGTTGGATTATGCAGTAGGTGTTCAGCGGAGAAGTGATCGTGAGATGATTTATAATGTGGATGGTCAAATAAAAACTCGTGTAGGAGACTTGACCCTTCAGCATGTACAGTCAGATCAATCCCATCAGACTCAAGCGGGTTATCGCGGTGCAATGGTATGGTTGGATGGTCAGTTTAACTTTACCCAACCTGTTGATAATGCTTTTGCTTTGGTGCGTGTGGGTGACTATTCGGATATTGATGTTTATCGTACTCTAGCACTGGCCGGTAAAACCAATAAAAGAGGTTATGTATTTGTTCATGATATTCCTGCTTATGTGAATTACGATATCTCCTTTGATATAGATCAGTTACCAATGGATGATAAGGTACCTTTCTCTAGCAAAAAAATATCAGCTTTAGATAAGCGTGGTTATGTAGTTAATTTTCCAGTTTATCATGCTCAAAAAGCAGTAATTCGATTGCTTGATATAAATCAACATAGGTTTGTGGCAGGTAGTGAAGTACATCTAGATAATCCAGAAAAAGATATTTATCCGGTAGGAACAGATGGCTTGGTCACTCTATATGGTTTATTGCCTGGTGAGCATAAACTGACCGTTTACACTACAGGCGGTGCTTCTTGTCAAAGTAAGTTGATTGTTGCTGAAAAAACCTCGGTTGAACAGCAAAATAAGACTATTGATCTCGTGTGTAAATAAAAATGATAATAAGGGTGAATAATGATGAAAATAATAACTTTAACGATATTCTTGCTCTTATGGATGCCTACTTTGCAAGCCAAACAATGTGCGCTGGGTTCGTTCACGGATCCAAAACTGTACTTGTCTTATACCTATGGAAGCCAAGCAGCAACTTCTTTTAAAGTTTCATGTGACCACGCGTATGGTATTCGTTTTAGTAGTGAAAATTTAAGGGATTCAAGTGGAAATAGTTATGTTACTAATGGCGTGAATAAACTAAGAACTCGAATGACTATATCTGGGGCTGGTAATAATTTGTGGAATGTGTCTATACCCCAATCGGCAAGTTCAAATAACAAATATGTGATTTTTGTTCAATTGGCTGAGCGTCCATCAGCGCTGACTACGGCAGGAACGTATACAGATAGAATTTATATCGATTTAGCTTTCTAATGTAAATTGTCTCCTTATATGTTGCTTTGGACATAAACGTTTAAAATATTACCCAATACTCAAAACGCATCATAAAACTGTCAAAAATCTCGGGTAGGATGACCACGAAAAAGAAAATAATTGGTGGTTGTATGTCTGGTCTATACCCAACAGCCCTATTAAAACAACAAGATTTTCCAGAACCGTTTAAGTTTTACTTTAAACGTAAAAATAAAGAAACAATCACGGAAGAGATTGATCGTTTACAGGTGCTTGTCCGTCCTAAGCTTAAAATTGCGATTGTTACCGAAACTTGGCCGCCTGAAATAAATGGGGTGGCCTTGTCTTTGTTGCAACTGTGTAAAGGTCTACAGCAAAAAGGCCATAAAATTTTGCTGATTCGTCCAGAGCAAAAAGTGCCCTGTCATGACTTTACTCCTAATAAAGAATGTTTGGTCGTGGCACAACCAGTTCCCAAATATCCGGCTTTGAAATTCGGTTGGCCACAATATTTAAAAGTGAGCCATGCTTTAGAAGAGTTTCAACCGCAGGTGGTGCATATTGTCACGGAAGGTCCCCTCGGATTGACTGCTTTGCAGGCGGCTAAATCGAAGAATATGCCTGTAACTAGCGGATTTCATTCGCCATTTCAGGATTTTAGTCGTTTTTTTGATCTTGCTTTTTTAGTCAAGCCGATTCAACGCTACCTTTGTTGGTTTCATAACAGTACTCAATTGACCTGCGTTCCAAGTCAGGATACTGAGCGTGCTTTACGTCAGTTCGGGGTGAGTTGTCCATTAAAAGTGGTAGGGCGTGGGGTGGATACGCAACGTTTTTCACCCCGACATCGCTCTGAAAGTCTACGTTATCAATGGGGTGTTTCGGCCGATACCACGGTTATGTTGTATGTAGGACGTCTTTCTCCAGAAAAAGAAATTGACGTGCTGATTGAGGCTTATTGTGCCAGAGCAAAAGAAACACATGCACATCAAGTGAAATTGGTGATTGTGGGAGATGGCCCTGATCGCGCACGCCTGCAAACACTTGCTGCCAGCAGTGATGTCCTGTTCACGGGTAGTTTGACCGGACATGACCTTGCAACGGCTTATGCCAGTGCCGATGTTTTTGTTTTTGCCAGTCAGGTTGAAACCTTTGGTAATGTGGTACTGGAAGCGATGGCGAGTGGCTTGCCTGTCGTGGCTTATGATTATGCCTGTGCTCATCAGCATATTGAACATGGCGAAACTGGCTGGCTCAGTCCTTTAGGTCACAAGCAGCACTTAATCCAGTGTATTAATGTTTTGCCCAATAATCGGGTTCTTCGACAAATGGGCTTACGTGCGGTACAGCAAGCAGAAAGAATGGGTTGGCAACATCCGGTACAACAACTGGAACAGGCCTTGTATGACGTTGTTCAGGAGAACGTCATGATCACATAGCTCCAAGCGTGATGCTTGAGGAGAGAAAGCATGAATTTTAAAAATGCAAAAATTAGAATACTTGATCTCGATTATAAAGGCTGTTTGTACTTCAACCACTTGTCACATTCTCAGCAGGTGGCTGCTTTTTTTAAAATCATTAGCCGGCTAGGCGATGGCATTTTCTGGTATGTGATGTTGGCCATCGTCTGGATCTTGGAGGGACTACGTTACGGTCTGCAAATTTTATACTTGTTGGCAGGCGGTGCGGTTGGAACCAGTATCTATAAATATCTCAAGCATAAAACCACGCGCCCCAGACCTTATCAGGTGCATCAAGTGATCATTCTGGGAGAGCGCCCTCTAGATCATTTTAGCTTTCCTTCCGGACATACCTTGCATGCGGTGATGGTCAGTATCACTCTGGGTTATATTCAGCCATTCCTGATCACACTGCTGATGCCTTTTACCATTCTGGTGGCGTTATCACGTATGATTTTAGGACTACATTATCCGAGTGATGTCCTGGTCGGTGCTGCAATTGGAGCAATGGTCGCGACGGGGATTATTTTGACTGCACCCTTCTTGAATATCATCCTCTAAGTGCAAAAAATTCTGTGTAGTGAATCTAGCGAAAGTCGAGTAATTTGCTAAAGTACAGACTTTCCTTCCGATTATTTAGGTTGAGCTATGGGTTTACGTTGGACTGATACCATCGATATTGCGATTGAGCTTTCTGAAGCACATCCTGATGTGGATCCACAATGGATTCGTTTTACCGATTTGCATGCCTGGATTTGTGCACTACCAGATTTTAGTGATGATCCGAATAAATCGACAGAAGGTTTGCTCGAGGCCATTCAAATGGCATGGATTGATGAAGTTCGCTAAAAATACGCAGAAAAATCTAAACTTTTACATATTGAACGCTGCTAGTTGAGCATTATGTGGTTATAATGCGGCAAATTTTTTGACGTTTAAATCTTAAGGAGCCGATCATGGCAATTGAACGTACTTTATCTATCGTTAAGCCAGATGCAGTGGGTAAAAACCACGTTGGTGATATCTTTGCTCGTTTCGAAAAAGCTGGTCTTAAAATCGTTGCGACTAAAATGAAACACCTTTCTCAAGCTGAAGCTGAAGGCTTCTATGCTGAGCACAAAGAACGCGGTTTCTTTGCTGACCTCGTTGCTTTCATGACTTCTGGTCCAGTGGTTGTTTCTGTTCTTGAAGGCGAAAACGCTGTTCTTGCTCACCGTGAAATCTTGGGCGCGACTAACCCAAAAGAAGCGGCTCCTGGTACAATCCGTGCAGACTTCGCTGTAAGCATCGATGAAAACGCTGCTCACGGTTCTGACTCAGTTGCTTCTGCAGAGCGCGAAATTTCTTACTTCTTCGCTCAAACTGAGATCTGCCCACGTACTCGTTAATCGGCAGCATTCAAACCAGATAAGTGTTATTATACTTATCTGGTTTTTTTATTCTCTTTAGAATGGTTTGCTTGAATATTGAGCGAATTGTTTTCATTTCTAAGACATGGTTTAGGTAATACACATGAGTTCCGAAGTGGTCGTTTCATCGGCACATACAGATGAACAGCAACATTCCTCGTCTGCTCACGTACAGCAACCGTCTGTAAAAAAAGTGAATTTACTGGGCATGTCGCGTCCTGAGCTGGAAAAGTTCTTTGAAGAACTGGGTGAAAAGAAGTTTCGCGCCGGTCAGGTCATGAAATGGATTCATCAATATTTTGTGACCGATTTTGCTGAAATGAGCAATATTTCGGGCAAGCTACGTGCCAAACTGGAGCAGATTGCGGAAATCAAACCACTTGAAGTGGTGCATCGTCACTATTCGAAAGATGGTACCCGTAAATGGGTATTTCGTGTCGGTGAGGGTGAAGGATCTCTGGTGGAAACCGTGCTGATCCCTGCCGAAGATAAAACCGGTTCACGTAAAACTTTATGTATTTCCTCTCAGGTGGGCTGTGCACTCGACTGTTCTTTCTGTTCAACAGGCAAACAGGGCTTCCAACGTGATTTGACACCGGCGGAAATTATTGGCCAGCTGTGGATGGCGAACTATTCCTATGTGGAAGATGTCCCTGTTGCTGAGCGTACCCGTGCGGTGACGAATGTGGTGATGATGGGTATGGGTGAGCCTTTGCTGAATTATCAGGCTGTACTGAGTTCAATGTCGATCATGCTGGATGACTTCGCTTATGGCATGTCAAAACGCCGTGTGACATTGTCAACTTCCGGTGTGGTGCCGATGATTGATCAATTGGCACAGGATATTGATGTGGCCCTGGCGATTTCCCTGCATGCGCCGAATGATGAATTGCGCAATGAATT
This portion of the Acinetobacter sp. GSS19 genome encodes:
- a CDS encoding DUF4124 domain-containing protein; the protein is MPHDFQYKFTSRLKHFCWGFMTMQIKNILWISSLVSAVLFSTTPASAKEYYKWVDRNGSTHYTMTPPPNHAIKKGKIDTYGWHHNITTSSTPTPAPNSAVENKTDTAATAPAATEKAAPGTKMTDTMSQKVPVASAAKN
- a CDS encoding acetolactate synthase 3 large subunit produces the protein MELLSGGEMLVRALADEGVEHVFGYPGGAVLHIYDALFQQDKINHYLVRHEQAAGHMADAYSRVTGKTGVVLVTSGPGATNTVTPIATAYMDSIPMVILSGQVASHLIGEDAFQETDMVGISRPIVKHSFQVRHASEIPAVIKKAFYIAASGRPGPVVVDIPKDATNPAEKFAYEYPEKVKMRSYQPPHRGHSGQIRKAIDELIVAKRPVIYTGGGVVQGNASGLLTELAHLLGYPVTNTLMGLGGFPGDDEQFIGMLGMHGTYEANMAMHHADLILCVGARFDDRVTNNPAKFCPNAKVIHIDIDPATISKTIMAHIPIVGAVEPVLQEMLVQLKQMNVSKPNPEAIAAWWSQINEWRKVHGLKYRVPADGSMKPQQVVEALYKATNGEAIITSDVGQHQMFGALYYKYKRPRQWINSGGLGTMGVGLPYAMAAKLACPEQQVVCITGEASIQMCIQELSTCKQYGLNVKILCLNNRALGMVKQWQDMNYEGRHSSSYVESLPDFPKLMEAYGHVGIQIDHADELESKLAEAMAINDKCVFINVMVDRTEHVYPMQVAGQSMRDMWVAKGERT
- the ilvN gene encoding acetolactate synthase small subunit; this encodes MRHIISVLVENESGALSRLVGLFSQRGYNIETLNVAPTEDATLSRLTLTTYGDEHKIEQITKQLNKLVEVVKVVDLSEGAHIERELMLIKVKALGSARAEIKRTADIFRAQVVDVTPTTYTIQIAGTTDKLDGFIDALAENTILEVVRSGVSGIARGEKVLTI
- the ilvC gene encoding ketol-acid reductoisomerase, translating into MQIFYDKDCDLSIIQSKKVAIIGYGSQGHAHAQNLKDSGVDVTVGLRAGSASWKKAENAGLKVAEVPAAVAQADLVMILTPDEFQAQLYRDVIEPNIKQGATLAFAHGFSVLYNQVVPRKDLDVIMVAPKAPGHTVRSEFQRGSGVPDLIAIHQDASGNARNVALSYASGVGGGRTGIIETSFREETETDLFGEQAVLCGGAVELVKMGFETLVEAGYAPEMAYFECLHELKLIVDLMFEGGIADMNYSVSNNAEYGEYVTGVEVINEQSREAMRNALKRIQSGEYAKMFIQEGALNYPSMTARRRQNAAHGIEVTGAKLRAMMPWIQANKIVDKEKN
- a CDS encoding fimbrial biogenesis chaperone; its protein translation is MKPFLHPLFMLWGMVFFNHTSHADMLIEPVQLYLSEKAKQRSATLTFDAVDEKQARNFEVKAVKWTQNEYGQDVYEPDSSIIINPKTFVIKPNTKQLIRVGFNQPIVSLGLKKEMAWRVIFTEIPAVANETGVNFALNISIPFFVGKQSDTNVVLKLKKNVNTTLLNVYNAADSHVQIKKLSILDQNKKEVFKLDNMKYLLAKSQSDLELGAIKLAEINKYTVLMKTDKNDEELRLKIME
- a CDS encoding fimbria/pilus outer membrane usher protein, translating into MGKIKIPLLLYCILYAQVTSAVEQSLENPPVLSTIWLNGVDQQTEILFFKENEQEYLECSVLEKLNLNITLLKHHSKNNMFCLVTQDQLKVEFDASLQAVKLDVPAHYFNRGSSNEILYSKPEKSDLGAFLNYDFFYLNDEGGNELNTLSELGIFKDNWIFKNTFIYRKKDDSENENDSGKAFARLNTSLDFDFSDSLTSLTIGDTTTISNALINSFRFGGISWGSNYTNRPDFIYWNVPSLEGSAVVPSTVDLYLNGVSIFKQTVSPGDYNLQVGANIQNAGEAQLVVEDVLGNRTVQSFPILISSRLLKPGLNEYNLSLGKIRYDYSSGENDYREFFTSLYFRRGISSKTTLGANASYSKDLQSLGLLWTQAVSKYFTADVVGVISHTDDQQGYSAGLSLNKNFGRFNFGLSSRYTSDDYKVLGYDDGFVMPKWENLLYFGLTDLPIFQNFNMNYVEQRQHQDQNSRGVDRKVLRAEFSRQITADLSMRAGYFKEFDEQADSGAFLFLTYNFGKNRTLYADYSTEGDASLTYAQSNYGQLGLDYAVGVQRRSDREMIYNVDGQIKTRVGDLTLQHVQSDQSHQTQAGYRGAMVWLDGQFNFTQPVDNAFALVRVGDYSDIDVYRTLALAGKTNKRGYVFVHDIPAYVNYDISFDIDQLPMDDKVPFSSKKISALDKRGYVVNFPVYHAQKAVIRLLDINQHRFVAGSEVHLDNPEKDIYPVGTDGLVTLYGLLPGEHKLTVYTTGGASCQSKLIVAEKTSVEQQNKTIDLVCK
- a CDS encoding glycosyltransferase family 4 protein, which codes for MSGLYPTALLKQQDFPEPFKFYFKRKNKETITEEIDRLQVLVRPKLKIAIVTETWPPEINGVALSLLQLCKGLQQKGHKILLIRPEQKVPCHDFTPNKECLVVAQPVPKYPALKFGWPQYLKVSHALEEFQPQVVHIVTEGPLGLTALQAAKSKNMPVTSGFHSPFQDFSRFFDLAFLVKPIQRYLCWFHNSTQLTCVPSQDTERALRQFGVSCPLKVVGRGVDTQRFSPRHRSESLRYQWGVSADTTVMLYVGRLSPEKEIDVLIEAYCARAKETHAHQVKLVIVGDGPDRARLQTLAASSDVLFTGSLTGHDLATAYASADVFVFASQVETFGNVVLEAMASGLPVVAYDYACAHQHIEHGETGWLSPLGHKQHLIQCINVLPNNRVLRQMGLRAVQQAERMGWQHPVQQLEQALYDVVQENVMIT
- a CDS encoding phosphatase PAP2 family protein; the protein is MNFKNAKIRILDLDYKGCLYFNHLSHSQQVAAFFKIISRLGDGIFWYVMLAIVWILEGLRYGLQILYLLAGGAVGTSIYKYLKHKTTRPRPYQVHQVIILGERPLDHFSFPSGHTLHAVMVSITLGYIQPFLITLLMPFTILVALSRMILGLHYPSDVLVGAAIGAMVATGIILTAPFLNIIL